One genomic region from Thermodesulfobacteriota bacterium encodes:
- the rsmB gene encoding 16S rRNA (cytosine(967)-C(5))-methyltransferase RsmB — MFANPRQVALAVLDELEKGQDTLDALMEKAFRKHFTLERRDRALIMELVYGVLRQRARLDWTIDQFSRTPREKIEPLVQNVLRLGIYQLLYMDRIPPSAAVNESVNLVKVSHPEWIARFVNGVLRAVERGREEIRWPDPKEDLSAWLAVETSHPLWLVERWTGRYGADAARDLCESNNKMPVLAIRVNTLRLKRNQLLEFLRKEVPGIEPAPYSPDGLILKGFFGNILKLTGYKTGWFQVQDESSQLVSHLVSPQPGELILDACAGLGGKTTHMAQIMRNLGRILALDIHGGRLERLKENSTRLGIQNIEVIKKDVTRSLADLGGKKFDRILVDAPCTGLGVIRRNPDIKWRRKPEDLPIMAERQGRLLDEVAPLLKPGGILVYATCSLESEENEEVIKNLLIRHPEFEIEDPESVLPQRAGELVEDNFLRTYPNRHGTDGFTAVRMKKGS, encoded by the coding sequence ATGTTTGCCAACCCACGGCAGGTTGCCCTCGCAGTTCTGGATGAACTGGAAAAGGGACAAGATACCTTGGATGCGCTCATGGAAAAGGCCTTTCGCAAGCATTTCACCCTGGAAAGGCGGGATCGGGCCCTGATCATGGAACTCGTCTATGGCGTCCTCAGGCAGCGGGCGCGGCTTGACTGGACCATAGACCAATTTTCCAGGACCCCGCGGGAAAAAATTGAACCGCTGGTTCAGAACGTCTTGCGGCTGGGGATATATCAGCTCCTTTACATGGATCGCATCCCGCCTTCGGCCGCAGTCAATGAATCTGTGAATCTGGTCAAGGTCAGCCACCCGGAATGGATCGCCCGTTTTGTAAACGGTGTGCTGCGGGCCGTGGAACGGGGAAGAGAGGAGATCAGGTGGCCTGATCCAAAGGAAGATTTATCGGCCTGGCTGGCGGTAGAGACCTCTCATCCGCTATGGCTGGTGGAACGCTGGACAGGACGCTATGGAGCGGATGCGGCCCGTGACTTATGCGAAAGCAACAACAAGATGCCGGTTCTGGCCATCCGCGTCAATACCCTGCGGTTAAAGCGCAATCAGCTCCTGGAGTTTTTGCGCAAAGAGGTCCCGGGGATTGAGCCTGCCCCCTATTCTCCGGACGGGCTGATACTAAAGGGCTTTTTTGGCAATATCCTGAAACTTACCGGTTATAAAACCGGCTGGTTCCAGGTGCAGGATGAATCCTCACAGCTTGTTTCCCATCTCGTCTCGCCCCAGCCCGGTGAGTTAATACTCGATGCCTGCGCCGGTCTGGGGGGGAAAACCACGCACATGGCCCAGATAATGCGTAATCTCGGGCGCATACTGGCCCTGGACATCCACGGCGGACGCCTGGAACGGCTCAAAGAAAACTCAACCCGCCTCGGCATCCAGAATATCGAGGTAATCAAAAAAGATGTCACGCGGTCGCTGGCAGACCTGGGCGGGAAAAAATTTGACCGTATCCTGGTCGATGCCCCATGTACAGGCCTGGGTGTCATCCGCCGCAACCCAGACATCAAATGGCGCCGCAAGCCGGAAGACCTTCCAATTATGGCCGAACGGCAGGGACGTCTTCTGGACGAGGTGGCGCCGCTCCTTAAACCCGGAGGTATCCTGGTCTATGCCACCTGCAGCCTGGAATCGGAGGAGAACGAAGAAGTTATAAAAAACCTCCTGATTCGTCATCCGGAGTTTGAGATAGAAGACCCTGAATCGGTACTGCCGCAAAGGGCCGGCGAACTGGTAGAAGACAATTTTTTGCGCACCTATCCCAACCGGCATGGGACCGATGGATTCACTGCGGTGCGGATGAAAAAGGGGAGCTGA
- a CDS encoding trypsin-like peptidase domain-containing protein, whose protein sequence is MQNKNIPKKYLLIIGLALIYTLLLSRTGAALTEDEKNNVSVYNQVAPSVVNVSSVVMELDFFLNPVPKQGSGSGIILDSRGYILTNHHVITEAQSIHVTLSDGGSYPAKLVGSDPDSDLAVIKIDAPGDKLKPVRLGDSDQLQVGQKVLAIGNPFGLNETLTTGIISSIGRSIRAPSGLLIEDMIQTDASINPGNSGGPLLNSRGELIGINTAIFSPSGGSVGIGFAIPVNTARKVFPQLMARGYVEYPWLGAGLQTLRPSLAEALKLPVRYGVMLAEVVKDGPADRAGLRGAARQVRLGNTIVAIGGDIILQIDGKKVESGDVLIRYLREKKPGDRVLLTVLRGSKTINVPLTLGKRPRRG, encoded by the coding sequence TTGCAAAACAAAAACATACCTAAAAAGTACCTCTTAATAATTGGCCTGGCGCTGATTTACACTCTTCTCCTGAGCCGGACCGGGGCAGCTCTGACAGAAGATGAGAAAAATAACGTCTCTGTCTATAATCAAGTCGCCCCCAGCGTAGTCAACGTCTCCAGCGTGGTCATGGAGCTGGATTTCTTTCTCAACCCGGTGCCCAAACAGGGTTCTGGTTCAGGGATAATCCTGGACAGCCGAGGGTACATCCTTACTAACCATCACGTGATTACCGAGGCGCAATCGATCCATGTAACCTTATCTGATGGAGGTTCCTATCCGGCCAAACTCGTGGGCTCGGATCCGGATAGTGACCTGGCCGTCATCAAGATTGATGCGCCAGGGGACAAACTAAAACCTGTTCGTCTGGGGGATTCAGACCAACTCCAGGTGGGACAAAAAGTTCTGGCTATTGGAAATCCCTTTGGGCTGAACGAGACATTGACTACGGGTATTATCAGCTCGATAGGACGGTCCATAAGGGCGCCCAGCGGCCTCTTAATCGAAGACATGATCCAGACCGATGCCTCCATCAACCCGGGCAATTCCGGAGGGCCTCTTCTGAACTCGCGCGGCGAGCTGATCGGCATAAATACGGCTATATTCAGTCCCTCTGGGGGGAGTGTAGGGATTGGTTTTGCCATCCCGGTCAATACAGCCAGGAAGGTGTTCCCCCAACTTATGGCCCGGGGCTACGTAGAATACCCTTGGCTGGGTGCCGGCCTCCAGACACTGCGGCCCTCTCTGGCCGAGGCCCTTAAGTTACCCGTCCGCTACGGAGTAATGCTTGCGGAAGTGGTTAAGGATGGACCAGCCGATCGGGCCGGGCTCCGTGGCGCGGCCAGACAGGTGCGTCTCGGGAACACCATTGTGGCTATAGGCGGTGACATTATCCTGCAAATCGATGGGAAAAAGGTGGAGTCAGGCGATGTACTGATCCGCTATCTACGGGAGAAGAAACCGGGGGACAGGGTGCTTCTTACCGTGTTGCGTGGCAGCAAGACCATCAATGTGCCGCTTACCCTTGGCAAGAGACCGCGCCGGGGATAG
- the def gene encoding peptide deformylase has translation MADSYVNFMAIRKIITYPHPVLKEAAEPVKKITSEILALVADMADTMYAAPGIGLAANQIGVLKRVLVFDLSREGENKKLTALINPEIIWAEDETTYEEACLSVVDYSAEVRRSARVKVRALNLEGQPVEVEGDGLLAICLQHEIDHLNGILYIDRISSLKRSLYKRRLKKILKVEAL, from the coding sequence ATGGCTGATAGCTACGTGAATTTTATGGCTATACGCAAGATTATTACCTACCCACACCCGGTTCTAAAAGAAGCGGCGGAGCCGGTGAAGAAGATAACGTCTGAGATTCTGGCATTAGTTGCTGACATGGCGGACACCATGTATGCGGCTCCGGGAATTGGACTGGCCGCTAACCAGATCGGTGTCCTGAAAAGGGTCCTTGTCTTTGATTTGTCCAGGGAAGGCGAAAATAAGAAATTAACCGCCTTGATTAACCCGGAGATCATCTGGGCAGAAGACGAGACCACCTATGAAGAGGCCTGTTTGAGTGTTGTTGACTATTCTGCCGAGGTCAGGCGCAGCGCCCGGGTCAAGGTGAGGGCCTTGAATCTCGAAGGGCAGCCGGTAGAGGTCGAGGGCGATGGGCTCCTGGCCATCTGTCTTCAGCACGAGATCGACCACCTGAACGGCATACTTTATATCGACCGCATCAGCAGCCTCAAAAGGTCACTCTACAAACGTCGCCTCAAAAAAATCCTTAAGGTAGAAGCATTATGA
- a CDS encoding methyltransferase, which translates to MNGLATKDKLRELEERFGIETSPVTVRGKTLQIAQVRDVNRLVEKQFSQDDPLAGFPFWARVWEASIILADELARLEPDDGKEMLELGAGIGLSGLFAAAFGHKVTITDYDQDALCFAMLSAGSNGLDKVRFQSLDWCAPALYKKYHYIIGSEVLFNERLLLPLYELLQKALAPDGIVYLAHDKSRMSPCRFFELAQKDFKIGCKARLMRAEDEEFHIVLHRLTRK; encoded by the coding sequence ATGAACGGATTGGCTACAAAAGACAAATTAAGAGAGCTTGAAGAGCGGTTCGGGATCGAGACCTCGCCGGTCACCGTCCGCGGCAAGACCCTGCAGATAGCCCAGGTAAGGGATGTCAATCGCCTGGTGGAGAAACAGTTTTCACAGGATGATCCTCTGGCCGGATTTCCTTTCTGGGCCAGGGTCTGGGAGGCCTCCATTATCTTGGCCGATGAACTGGCACGGCTTGAACCGGATGACGGCAAGGAAATGCTGGAGCTTGGTGCCGGCATAGGGCTTTCCGGCCTGTTTGCCGCGGCCTTCGGCCATAAGGTAACCATTACCGATTACGACCAGGATGCACTTTGTTTTGCCATGCTCAGCGCCGGGAGCAATGGTCTCGATAAGGTACGCTTTCAGAGCTTAGACTGGTGTGCACCCGCCCTCTATAAGAAGTACCACTATATTATAGGCTCTGAAGTGCTTTTCAATGAAAGGCTTTTACTGCCACTCTATGAACTTCTACAAAAGGCATTGGCTCCGGACGGCATTGTCTATTTGGCCCATGACAAGAGTCGCATGTCTCCATGCAGGTTCTTCGAACTGGCCCAGAAGGACTTTAAGATTGGCTGCAAGGCGCGGTTGATGCGGGCGGAGGATGAAGAGTTTCATATAGTACTCCATCGGCTGACGCGGAAGTAA
- the rpe gene encoding ribulose-phosphate 3-epimerase — translation MKKIAPSILSADFSRLGEEVRAVEKAGADLIHIDVMDGHFVPNITIGPLVVQAVRKVTALPLDVHLMISNPDQYIEDFARAGSDIITVHVEACIHLNRTLNLIKKQGAKSGVVLNPATPLSALDYVLEEVDMVLLMSVNPGFGGQFFIPGVAHKIANLRKLIDVRNLPVEIEVDGGINFDTAKMVAKAGADIFVAGSAIFGSDDYGKTIQALRKAIN, via the coding sequence ATGAAAAAAATTGCGCCATCCATACTTTCCGCTGATTTTAGCCGCCTGGGAGAAGAAGTTCGGGCGGTAGAGAAGGCCGGGGCTGACCTTATACACATCGATGTCATGGACGGCCATTTCGTCCCCAATATTACCATAGGGCCCCTGGTGGTCCAGGCGGTCCGTAAAGTGACCGCCCTGCCATTGGACGTGCACCTGATGATCTCCAATCCGGATCAATACATAGAGGATTTTGCCCGCGCCGGAAGCGACATCATTACCGTGCACGTAGAGGCCTGCATCCACTTGAATCGAACGCTAAATCTTATCAAAAAGCAGGGGGCCAAGTCCGGTGTAGTCCTGAACCCTGCCACGCCCCTTTCTGCCCTGGATTATGTGCTGGAAGAGGTAGATATGGTCTTACTAATGAGTGTTAACCCTGGATTTGGGGGGCAGTTTTTCATTCCCGGCGTGGCCCACAAGATTGCCAATCTGCGGAAGCTAATCGACGTACGCAACCTCCCGGTGGAAATTGAAGTGGACGGAGGGATAAACTTTGATACGGCAAAGATGGTGGCTAAAGCCGGTGCAGATATCTTTGTAGCCGGGTCTGCCATATTCGGCAGCGATGATTATGGCAAGACCATCCAGGCCCTGCGCAAGGCCATCAACTGA
- the polX gene encoding DNA polymerase/3'-5' exonuclease PolX, translating into MKNQEVAAVFDGIADILEIQGANPFRIRAYRKAAQNIENLTEDISVIAARSGLEAIPGIGRDLAGKIQEIITTGTFKDYEDLKKEVPSGIVTLLAIPGVGPRTAKLLFDHFGVFSIEEVEKLAVEHKIQGLPGIKARTEENILKGIAILKKGRERLPVGMVLPVAEEIVAMLRKKCPGCPVHLAGSLRRRRETAKDIDLLVASDEPARVMEVFTGLPLVSEIMASGETKASIRTREGIQVDLRVVEPKSLGAALCYFTGSKAHNIRIRDLAVRQGLKINEYGIFKGEKWLGGRTEEEVFRAVGLPYIPPELREDRGEIEAAQAGKLPLLVELGDIQGDLHVHSKYSDGTASFAEIARKAASLGLSWVAVCDHSPSLKVAGGVSIPDLQRKIEEIRAFNQKGGPVKLLCGTEVDIDSSGKLDYPDEILRQLDIVVAAIHTGFKQDAKTLTHRITSAMRNPHVDIIAHPTGRLIGEREPYAVDIEKIIGVAAETGTAMEINAYFKRLDLNDIQARAAKEKGCKLSIGTDAHIMEQMDFMSLGVSVARRGWLTREEILNTMTYTGLMSYLRKDGDLT; encoded by the coding sequence ATGAAGAATCAGGAAGTCGCCGCGGTATTTGATGGCATAGCCGATATCCTGGAGATACAGGGTGCGAATCCCTTCCGTATCCGCGCCTACCGCAAGGCCGCGCAGAACATAGAGAATCTCACCGAGGACATCTCGGTAATTGCGGCCCGGAGCGGCCTGGAGGCCATCCCCGGTATCGGCAGGGACCTGGCCGGAAAAATCCAGGAGATTATAACTACCGGTACCTTTAAAGACTACGAGGATTTAAAAAAGGAAGTTCCGTCCGGCATCGTCACTCTCCTGGCCATCCCCGGCGTGGGGCCACGGACGGCCAAGCTCCTCTTTGACCATTTTGGCGTCTTCTCGATAGAGGAGGTAGAGAAGCTGGCGGTGGAGCACAAGATACAGGGCCTGCCCGGCATCAAGGCCAGGACCGAAGAGAACATCCTTAAGGGCATCGCTATCCTCAAAAAAGGCCGGGAGCGTCTTCCTGTCGGCATGGTGCTTCCGGTGGCTGAAGAGATCGTCGCCATGTTGCGGAAAAAATGTCCCGGTTGCCCGGTGCACCTGGCTGGAAGTCTCCGGCGCCGAAGGGAAACGGCCAAGGATATCGACCTGTTGGTGGCCTCGGATGAGCCGGCAAGGGTCATGGAGGTCTTTACCGGGCTGCCTTTAGTGAGCGAGATCATGGCCAGCGGTGAGACAAAGGCCAGCATTCGCACCAGAGAAGGTATCCAGGTCGATCTCCGGGTAGTGGAGCCAAAGAGTCTTGGAGCCGCCCTTTGTTATTTTACGGGTTCCAAGGCGCACAATATCCGCATTCGGGACCTGGCCGTGCGTCAAGGGCTGAAGATCAACGAATATGGCATATTCAAAGGCGAAAAATGGCTGGGAGGCAGGACGGAGGAGGAGGTCTTCCGGGCCGTGGGGCTGCCCTACATTCCTCCCGAATTGAGAGAAGACCGGGGCGAGATAGAGGCGGCCCAGGCCGGGAAACTGCCGCTTCTGGTGGAGCTGGGGGATATTCAGGGAGATCTGCACGTCCACTCTAAATACAGCGACGGGACCGCTTCTTTCGCCGAGATAGCCCGAAAGGCCGCTTCCCTGGGTCTTTCCTGGGTGGCTGTCTGCGACCATTCTCCCTCGCTTAAAGTAGCCGGGGGTGTATCCATTCCCGACTTACAGAGAAAGATAGAAGAGATTCGCGCCTTCAACCAAAAAGGGGGGCCGGTAAAGCTCCTCTGCGGTACGGAAGTAGATATTGACAGCAGCGGCAAACTGGATTATCCAGATGAAATCCTGCGTCAGTTAGACATAGTTGTAGCGGCCATCCACACCGGCTTTAAACAGGATGCGAAGACCCTGACTCACCGGATAACCTCGGCCATGCGCAATCCGCATGTGGATATTATCGCCCATCCCACCGGCCGCCTCATCGGGGAAAGGGAACCATACGCCGTGGATATTGAAAAGATTATCGGGGTGGCCGCAGAAACAGGCACGGCGATGGAGATCAACGCCTATTTTAAGCGGCTGGACTTAAACGATATACAGGCCAGGGCCGCTAAAGAGAAGGGCTGCAAGCTGAGCATCGGTACAGATGCCCATATTATGGAGCAGATGGATTTTATGTCACTCGGTGTGTCGGTGGCCCGCCGCGGCTGGCTGACAAGAGAAGAGATTCTGAATACCATGACCTATACCGGGCTTATGTCCTATTTGCGCAAAGATGGAGACTTAACATGA
- a CDS encoding zinc ribbon domain-containing protein produces MAKGQYDGLEKEDSTPIFEYFCNDCKQKSEIIVFKSTDTAICPHCGSKSLTRLVSATSSLTGQPGKNLPGKGDTACCGSSPGMAAGCAGPGSCCGKVHK; encoded by the coding sequence GTGGCAAAAGGACAGTACGATGGCCTTGAGAAGGAGGATTCTACGCCTATTTTTGAGTATTTCTGTAATGACTGCAAGCAAAAGTCAGAAATTATAGTCTTTAAATCTACTGATACCGCAATCTGTCCCCACTGTGGCTCGAAAAGCCTCACCAGGCTTGTTTCTGCCACATCTTCCCTTACCGGACAACCGGGCAAAAACCTGCCGGGGAAGGGTGACACGGCCTGCTGCGGCTCTTCGCCCGGTATGGCGGCCGGCTGCGCCGGACCGGGCAGTTGCTGCGGGAAAGTGCATAAGTAG
- a CDS encoding DUF116 domain-containing protein yields MSEEKSHKVLFVGLLLVTCALFFLVAVLLWWIPYVGLANIHRALPALLAVFFGILLLLAVGGIFSIVLTLIFKKDLLLSKRLRGAVIKVIFPVLILVGKLFGISKEKIQHAFVEVNNDIVMAQAGHIRPERLLLLMPHCLQNYECTVKITGNVDNCKRCGQCKIKDLVEMAETYGVNLSVATGGTIARRIVVEKKPRIIIAVACERDLTSGIQDSYPVPVYGIFNIRPHGPCFNTQVDLTKVEKAMRHFLQGGA; encoded by the coding sequence ATGTCTGAAGAAAAGTCGCATAAGGTTTTATTTGTTGGTCTGCTCCTCGTAACCTGCGCCTTATTTTTTCTGGTTGCTGTCCTCCTCTGGTGGATACCATACGTGGGATTGGCCAATATCCATCGTGCTCTTCCCGCTCTGCTGGCCGTTTTCTTTGGCATCCTGCTTTTATTGGCAGTAGGGGGCATCTTTTCCATCGTACTAACCCTGATCTTCAAGAAGGACCTTTTACTCTCCAAACGTCTGCGCGGCGCAGTAATCAAGGTTATTTTTCCTGTCTTGATATTAGTCGGCAAGCTCTTCGGCATCTCGAAAGAAAAAATCCAACATGCCTTTGTAGAAGTAAATAATGATATAGTCATGGCCCAAGCCGGCCATATCAGGCCTGAACGCCTACTCCTCTTGATGCCCCACTGCCTCCAGAATTACGAGTGCACGGTAAAGATCACGGGCAATGTGGATAACTGCAAGCGGTGCGGGCAGTGCAAGATCAAGGACCTGGTGGAAATGGCCGAGACTTACGGTGTTAATCTTTCCGTGGCTACCGGCGGCACTATTGCCCGTCGCATTGTGGTAGAAAAGAAACCCCGGATTATAATCGCCGTGGCCTGTGAAAGGGATCTGACCAGCGGCATTCAGGACAGCTATCCGGTGCCGGTTTACGGGATATTTAATATTCGGCCTCATGGACCGTGCTTTAATACCCAGGTGGACCTGACAAAGGTGGAAAAGGCCATGCGCCATTTCCTGCAGGGAGGGGCATAA
- the fmt gene encoding methionyl-tRNA formyltransferase → MNPPRWRVVFMGTPAFAVPSLEALIHYGGVEVAAVVTQPDRPKGRGLAVAPPPVKVLAAQSKIPVLQPEKIRTENFLGGMRKLASEVIIVVAYGKILPAELLAIPRRGAINVHASLLPKYRGAAPIQQALINGEEITGVTIMQLDEGMDTGPILLMEETKIEPADTAGTLHDRLAGLGARALVKTLDGLQKGTIIPRPQPKTGVSYAPMLKKEDGRIDWRQQAGKIFNLIRGLDPWPGSYSYWRGKLCHLYKPRLIGGAEKKAPGEIIQADDSGLLVATGRDYILITEIKIEGGRRMAVADFRRGHKIDIGEKLG, encoded by the coding sequence ATGAACCCGCCGCGTTGGCGGGTAGTCTTCATGGGGACCCCGGCGTTCGCTGTGCCCTCCCTGGAGGCCCTCATCCATTATGGCGGGGTAGAAGTTGCAGCGGTGGTCACTCAACCGGACCGGCCTAAAGGACGAGGTCTGGCCGTCGCCCCTCCCCCGGTCAAGGTCCTGGCCGCACAGTCAAAAATCCCTGTCCTCCAGCCGGAGAAGATACGCACAGAAAATTTTCTTGGCGGGATGCGAAAACTGGCCTCGGAGGTCATAATTGTGGTGGCCTACGGTAAGATCCTGCCCGCGGAACTACTGGCCATACCGCGACGCGGCGCCATCAATGTCCATGCCTCTCTCCTGCCTAAATACCGGGGGGCCGCTCCTATTCAGCAGGCCTTAATAAACGGGGAAGAAATAACCGGTGTAACCATTATGCAACTGGATGAAGGCATGGATACCGGCCCGATTCTTCTCATGGAGGAGACTAAAATTGAACCGGCGGATACGGCGGGTACATTACATGATCGCCTGGCGGGCCTTGGAGCCAGAGCCCTCGTCAAAACCCTTGACGGCCTCCAGAAAGGCACTATTATACCAAGGCCGCAGCCAAAAACCGGGGTTTCTTACGCCCCGATGTTAAAAAAAGAAGACGGGCGGATCGATTGGCGGCAGCAGGCCGGAAAGATTTTTAATCTTATCCGGGGCCTTGACCCCTGGCCTGGTTCCTATTCATACTGGCGAGGCAAACTCTGTCATCTTTATAAGCCGCGCCTTATCGGGGGGGCAGAAAAAAAGGCGCCGGGGGAGATAATCCAGGCGGATGATTCCGGACTCCTGGTTGCCACGGGCAGGGATTATATCCTTATCACCGAGATCAAAATCGAAGGCGGCCGGCGAATGGCCGTAGCGGATTTCCGCCGTGGCCATAAGATAGATATAGGCGAAAAACTGGGTTAA
- the asnS gene encoding asparagine--tRNA ligase: MPRNIKIASLLTGKYCDQEVCARGWVRTRRDSKGLSFINLNDGSNQAGIQIVVEAGLENYGETLKLNVGASVEVLGKLVPSPAKGQLYEIQARAIRIFGNASGEEYPLQKKGHTLEFLREIAHLRPRTNTFGSVFRVRNTLSHAVHTFFQERGFMYVHTPIITASDAEGAGEMFRVTTLNLDNLPRTETGVVDFSNDFFGREVSLTVSGQLEGEIFATAFSEVYTFGPTFRAENSNTSRHLAEFWMVEPEMAFYDLGDTIDLAEAFLKYLISRCLEDRAEDLAFLQKYYNKELTNILEHIVHSPFQRVSYTDAVEILEKSGQSFELPVSWGTDLHSEHERFLTEQHFKSPVVVVDYPREIKAFYMRQNDDNRTVAAMDVLFPKLGEVIGGSQREERYDRLLARLRELNLNEKNYWWYLDLRRFGTVPHSGFGLGLERFVQFVTGMSNIRDVIPFPRVPKNASF, from the coding sequence ATGCCCAGAAACATAAAGATAGCGTCACTGCTCACAGGAAAATACTGTGACCAGGAGGTCTGCGCAAGGGGATGGGTAAGGACCAGGCGTGACTCCAAGGGGCTTTCCTTCATTAACCTGAATGATGGTTCCAATCAGGCCGGGATACAGATCGTTGTGGAGGCCGGGCTGGAAAACTACGGGGAAACGCTGAAACTCAATGTCGGGGCCTCCGTCGAAGTCCTCGGAAAACTCGTGCCCTCCCCTGCCAAGGGACAACTCTACGAGATCCAGGCCAGGGCCATCCGGATATTTGGAAATGCATCAGGAGAAGAATATCCCCTCCAGAAAAAAGGCCATACGCTGGAATTCCTCCGTGAGATTGCCCACCTGCGCCCGCGCACGAACACTTTTGGCAGCGTATTTCGGGTCCGCAACACCCTGTCACATGCCGTCCACACGTTTTTCCAGGAACGCGGATTCATGTATGTCCACACCCCGATAATCACCGCCAGTGATGCGGAAGGGGCCGGAGAAATGTTCCGCGTAACCACCCTGAACCTGGACAACCTTCCCAGGACGGAGACGGGTGTGGTGGACTTTTCTAATGATTTCTTCGGTAGAGAAGTGAGCCTGACCGTTTCAGGGCAACTTGAGGGGGAAATCTTTGCGACGGCCTTCAGCGAGGTCTATACCTTCGGCCCCACCTTTCGTGCCGAAAACTCAAACACTTCCCGCCACCTGGCCGAGTTCTGGATGGTGGAACCGGAGATGGCGTTTTATGACCTGGGCGACACCATAGATCTGGCCGAAGCCTTCCTGAAGTATCTCATCAGCCGGTGTCTGGAGGACCGCGCCGAAGACCTCGCCTTCCTGCAAAAATACTACAATAAGGAACTGACCAATATCCTGGAGCATATCGTCCATTCCCCGTTCCAAAGGGTTTCGTACACGGATGCCGTTGAGATTCTCGAAAAATCCGGTCAATCATTCGAGCTTCCGGTAAGTTGGGGGACCGACCTGCATTCGGAACACGAACGGTTCCTGACCGAGCAGCACTTCAAATCGCCCGTTGTTGTCGTGGACTATCCCAGGGAGATCAAGGCGTTCTACATGCGACAAAATGACGACAACAGAACGGTGGCAGCCATGGACGTGCTCTTCCCCAAGTTGGGAGAGGTGATCGGCGGGTCACAGAGAGAGGAACGCTATGATCGCTTGCTGGCAAGGCTGAGGGAGCTGAACCTGAATGAAAAGAACTATTGGTGGTATCTCGACCTGCGACGGTTTGGAACCGTTCCCCATTCCGGCTTTGGTCTCGGATTGGAGAGATTTGTGCAGTTCGTAACCGGCATGAGTAACATTCGTGACGTGATTCCGTTTCCTCGTGTCCCGAAAAATGCATCCTTTTAG
- a CDS encoding TerB family tellurite resistance protein gives MLGIIKSFFKKEMAIGSEVQSKDAAYTDKVQVATCALLLEMACADNEFSTDEEEHIIETVKRHFSLPEKATDKLIELSERERKASIDLWQFARLIRNNYSVEQKMELIKLIWKVIYVDGILDKHEDYLVHKLAKLLGLDHKQLIDAKMEVLRKSSS, from the coding sequence ATGCTTGGCATAATTAAATCCTTTTTCAAAAAAGAAATGGCTATTGGAAGTGAGGTCCAATCCAAGGATGCCGCTTATACCGATAAAGTTCAGGTGGCAACATGCGCCCTTCTGCTGGAGATGGCGTGTGCCGATAATGAGTTCAGCACAGATGAGGAAGAGCATATTATTGAAACTGTAAAGAGGCATTTCAGCCTCCCAGAAAAAGCAACCGATAAACTGATAGAACTCTCTGAAAGGGAGCGCAAGGCAAGCATTGACCTCTGGCAATTTGCCCGATTAATAAGAAACAATTATTCGGTTGAGCAAAAAATGGAGCTGATTAAGCTGATCTGGAAGGTAATCTATGTTGACGGCATCCTGGACAAACATGAAGACTACCTGGTGCATAAGCTGGCTAAGCTGCTTGGCTTGGATCACAAGCAGCTTATTGATGCCAAGATGGAGGTCCTTCGAAAATCGAGTTCCTGA